From the genome of Streptomyces sp. NBC_00523:
TAGCCGTTGGGGCGCCGCTCCGGTTCCGGGAGCAGCCCGACGTGGTGGTAGTGCCGGATCGCCCGGGTGGTCAGCCCCACGAGCGCGGCGATCTCTCCGATTCGCATGCCGCCAGTAGAAACCTTGCCGCTGCGTCAAGGTCAACCGCCGTGACGGATCGCCGGGCGCGTCCGCGTCGCTATCGGCCGGGTGCCCCAGTGCAGCGGCCGTCGGCCATCCGCCAGTAGTGCTGGTGATCGGCCATCCGCCAGGTCTCACCGGCAGCGGTTGCCCGTGTGATCCACGCGCGGAGTTCCGGGAGGGCCTGCGCTCGGAGCACAGCACGGGTGGCAGCACGTTCGGTGGCGTCGACCGGGTGGACGCCGATGCGGAAGCCGACCATGTCCGGGTGGACGCCGCGGCCGTAGTTGCGGGGGTTCGGAGCGATCCACTCCACTCCCAGGACCAGGGTCCCGCTGTCATGTCCGGTGAGGAATGCCAGGTCCGTGACCCGGTCCATGCAGGGGCCGAGACTCTCGCTGATGTCGGTGCTGGTCAGTGGCCAGGCACGGTGCCGGGGCAGCCGTCGATTGCGTGCGGACATGGCGAGCAGAATGGCAGAAGGCCACCGCCGGCCCCACCGAATACCGCGTCTACGCCCCCGAGAGGCGGGCGAGGGCGTCGGGCGCCTCCTCCACCGTGTCGACCAGGGCGATGCGGGACTCCATCGTCCGGCCGGACGCCAGGGTTTGCAGGAGGGGCCAGGCGGGAAGCTCGCGCGTCCAGTGGTCGTGGCCCACCAGCACCATGGGGACGGGTTCGCCGCGGGACTCGTAGTAGTTCGGGGTGACGCTGTCGAAGATCTCCTGGACGGTGCCCGCCGCGCCGGGGAGGAAGATCACGCCCGCGTTCGACCGGGCCAGCAGCCCGTCCTCGCGCAGCGCGTTGGTGAAGTACTTCGCGATGTGCCCGGCGAACGGATTGGGCGGCTCGTGGCCGTAGAACCAGGTGGGGATCGACACGGACGGGCCGCCGTCCGGCCAGCGCTCCCGTACCGCGAAGGCCGCCCGCGCCCAGTCGGTGACCGAGGGCGTGAAGGACGGCACCGCGCCCAGCATCGCGCACGCCTCGTCCAGCATCGCGTCGTCGTGCGGCGCCGCGTACGCCCCCAGGTTGGCCGCCTCCATCGCGCCCGGGCCGCCCCCGGTCGCCACGGTGAGGCCGCGGCGGGCCAGGGTCCTGCCGAGCCGGGCCGCCTCCGCGTAGCCCGCGCTGCCCCGGGGCAGCGCGTGGCCGCCCATCACACCGGCCACCCGGGCCCCGTCGAGCACCTCCGCCAGCGCGTCCGAGATCGCGTCGTCGTGGAGCGCCCGGAGCATCGAGGCGAACGCGTCGCCGTCCGACCGGGTCCGCCGGAACCAGTCGAAGGCCAGGGCGTCCGGCGTGGCCGCGTACCCCTCCCGCGCGAGCCCGTCGTAGAGCGCGTCGGGGGAGTAGAGCAGGCCCCGGTACGGGTCGAAGGGCAGGCCGGGGACGGGCGGGAAGACGAACGCCCCGCCGGCCCGGACCTTCTCCTCCGGACCGGGCTCCATCGGGCAGCCGAGGAACACCGCCCCGGCGGTGTCCGTGGTCAGCAGCGCCTCGCTCCGCTCCGTCAGGTCCACCGACTGCACGCGGCGCCCGGCCAGCGAACCGGC
Proteins encoded in this window:
- a CDS encoding LOG family protein, whose amino-acid sequence is MGNADGHKNTHDNEIESLAEFDAAVAAGSLAGRRVQSVDLTERSEALLTTDTAGAVFLGCPMEPGPEEKVRAGGAFVFPPVPGLPFDPYRGLLYSPDALYDGLAREGYAATPDALAFDWFRRTRSDGDAFASMLRALHDDAISDALAEVLDGARVAGVMGGHALPRGSAGYAEAARLGRTLARRGLTVATGGGPGAMEAANLGAYAAPHDDAMLDEACAMLGAVPSFTPSVTDWARAAFAVRERWPDGGPSVSIPTWFYGHEPPNPFAGHIAKYFTNALREDGLLARSNAGVIFLPGAAGTVQEIFDSVTPNYYESRGEPVPMVLVGHDHWTRELPAWPLLQTLASGRTMESRIALVDTVEEAPDALARLSGA